The proteins below are encoded in one region of Ferruginibacter lapsinanis:
- a CDS encoding lipoprotein signal peptidase, producing the protein MKGRNLAFIILFIVLADQALKIYIKTHYVINEQHNLLGNWSRLLFVENEGMAYGMSFGGEFGKILLTLFRFGAVIFGVWYLRNIIQKKYHSGFIICAGLIFAGALGNLIDSMFYGLIFEESTPMNVARIFPKHGYAGFLHGKVVDMLYFPLIRDAHFPDWFPVWGGEEFEFFRPIFNLADAAISGGVIAILLFQKSFFKHHDNHDQPVTVETNAVVNDDVQVQ; encoded by the coding sequence ATGAAAGGAAGAAATTTAGCATTTATTATTTTATTTATTGTTCTGGCAGATCAGGCATTAAAGATTTATATCAAAACACATTATGTTATCAACGAGCAGCACAATTTGTTGGGCAACTGGAGTCGGTTACTTTTTGTAGAAAATGAAGGCATGGCTTACGGGATGTCTTTTGGTGGCGAGTTTGGAAAGATCCTTTTAACCTTGTTCAGGTTTGGTGCGGTGATCTTTGGTGTATGGTATTTGCGAAACATCATTCAGAAAAAATATCATAGTGGCTTTATTATTTGTGCCGGATTGATATTTGCCGGAGCCTTGGGGAATCTGATCGACAGTATGTTTTACGGATTGATTTTTGAAGAGAGTACTCCGATGAATGTTGCCAGAATTTTTCCAAAACATGGATATGCAGGCTTTTTGCACGGTAAAGTGGTGGATATGTTGTATTTCCCATTAATAAGAGATGCACATTTCCCTGATTGGTTTCCTGTTTGGGGGGGAGAAGAATTTGAATTTTTCAGACCGATATTTAATTTGGCAGATGCAGCTATTTCAGGTGGTGTGATTGCTATTTTATTATTTCAGAAAAGTTTTTTCAAACACCATGATAACCATGATCAACCGGTAACTGTTGAAACAAATGCTGTGGTAAATGACGATGTGCAGGTACAATAA